The region TGCCGCCCAACGGAGTAGCAGCATTGCGCCGCAGATGGCAATCAGCACCAGCACCATTTTCCAGTGTTTTACGGCAAATCGTTTAGTTGGCATAACCTAATCCTTATTGGTTGATACCCACAGTCTACCAAACAGGGCCGAAATATGCCCCTTCTCAGGTTCGATTGGGTTATGCCAGCGCAGGGTTCGGCTCAGAACCAGTGGAATCGTTCGGCGAGAATTAACAATAAACCTGTGGCGGAAAGGATGTTCAATATCACAACCGTTCTACTGGATACGTTCATGGTATGCACCTTTGGGTTTAAAGACCTGTTCAAGAGTAGCCCAGCATCTTCGAAATGCGAGCGCAGGGGAGAAGCAACCTGCAAATTCGTGCGAAAGCGCCAGCCCATCAATCTGGTCGCAGAGGGTGCAATCTCCTTTCCGTTAGTGTTAACATTACGTCGCTTGCCGTAAATCCACATTAATCTGAATTCGGCTGGTGAATGATGACGAACCAATTTGACGATTGTTGGTCAGATGGTGTCGTAATCTATTGTCAAATCACGATTATTTTCTTTGTATATGCTCTTATGTGTGGGGCATCACTGCAAATAAGGATATAAAATGCCTGTAATTACTCTTCCTGATGGCAGCCAACGCCATTTCGACCGTGCTGTTAGCCCAATGGATGTAGCCCTGGACATTGGTCCTGGTCTCGCGAAAGCGACTATCGCTGGCCGCGTTAACGGTGAGCTGGTGGATGCTTCCGATCTGATCGAAAACGATGCGACGCTTGCAATCATCACTGCGAAAGACGAAGAAGGTCTGGAGATCATTCGTCACTCCTGCGCGCACCTGTTAGGCCATGCCATCAAACAGCTGTGGCCAAACACCAAAATGGCGATCGGTCCGGTTATCGACAACGGTTTCTACTATGACGTTGACCTTGACCACACCCTGACTCAGGAAGATATCGACGCGCTCGAAAAACGCATGCACGAGCTCGCCGAAACGAACTATGACGTCATCAAGAAGAAAGTCAGCTGGCACGAAGCGCGTGAAACCTTCGTGAAGCGCGGCGAGAGCTATAAAGTCTCTATTCTTGACGAGAACATTTCGCATGATGACAAGCCTGGCTTGTACCATCACGAAGAATACGTCGACATGTGCCGTGGACCGCACGTGCCGAACATGCGCTTCTGTCATCACTTTAAGCTGATGAAGATCGCGGGCGCCTACTGGCGTGGCGACAGCAACAACAAGATGTTGCAGCGTATTTATGGTACCGCGTGGGCTGATAAAAAAGCCCTGAACGCATACCTGCTGCGCCTGGAAGAGGCGGCGAAGCGTGACCACCGTAAAATCGGTAAGCAGCTTGACCTGTACCACATGCAGGAAGAAGCGCCGGGTATGGTGTTCTGGCATAACGACGGCTGGACTATCTTCCGTGAACTGGAAACTTTCGTACGCTCCAAGCTGAAAGAGTACCAGTATCAGGAAGTGAAAGGCCCGTTCATGATGGACCGTGTGCTGTGGGAAAAAACCGGCCACTGGGACAACTACAAAGATGCGATGTTCACCACCTCGTCTGAGAACCGTGAATACTGCATCAAGCCAATGAACTGCCCGGGCCACGTTCAGATCTTCAACCAGGGTCTGAAATCCTACCGCGACCTGCCGCTGCGTATGGCGGAGTTCGGTAGCTGCCACCGTAACGAGCCATCAGGTGCGCTGCACGGTCTGATGCGTGTTCGTGGCTTTACTCAGGATGATGCGCATATCTTCTGTACTGAAGATCAGGTTCGTGACGAAGTTAACGCCTGTATTCGTATGGTCTACGATATGTACAGCACCTTTGGCTTCGAGAAGATCGTCGTCAAACTCTCAACGCGTCCGGAAAAACGTATCGGTAGCGATGAGACATGGGATCGCGCAGAAGCGGATCTCGCCGTGGCGCTGGAAGAGAACGGCATTCCGTTCGAATACCAGCTGGGCGAGGGCGCATTCTACGGTCCGAAAATTGAATTTACCCTGTATGACTGCCTCGATCGCGCATGGCAGTGCGGTACTGTACAGCTGGACTTCTCCCTGCCGCAGCGTTTAAGCGCCTCTTATGTTGGCGAAGACAACGAGCGTCAGGTACCGGTAATGATTCACCGTGCAATTCTCGGTTCTCTGGAACGCTTCATCGGCATCCTGACCGAAGAGTTCGCTGGCTTCTTCCCAACCTGGCTTGCGCCAGTGCAGGTCGTGGTGATGAACATTACCGATTCTCAGGCGGATTACGTTAAAGAATTGACGCAGAAACTACAAAATGCGGGCATTCGCGTAAAAGCAGACTTGAGAAATGAGAAGATTGGCTTTAAAATCCGCGAGCACACTTTACGTCGTGTCCCGTATATGTTGGTCTGTGGTGATAAAGAGGTGGAAGCAGGCAAAGTCGCCGTTCGCACCCGCCGTGGTAAAGACCTGGGCAGCCTGGACGTAAGTGAAGTGATTGAGAAGCTGCAACAAGAGATTCGCAGCCGCAGTCTTCAACAACTGGAGGAATAAGGTATTAAAGGCGGAAAACGAGTTCAAACGGCACGTCCGAATCGTATCAATGGCGAGATTCGCGCCCAGGAAGTTCGCTTAACAGATCTTGAAGGTGAACCACTGGGGATTGTGAGTCTGAGAGAAGCGATCGAAAAAGCTGAAGAAGCTGGAGTAGATTTAGTTGAAATCAGCCCTAACGCCGAACCGCCAGTTTGTCGTATCATGGACTACGGCAAGTTCCTTTATGAAAAGAGTAAGTCTTCTAAGGAACAGAAGAAGAAGCAAAAAGTTATCCAGGTTAAGGAAATCAAATTCCGTCCTGGTACCGACGATGGCGATTATCAGGTAAAACTCCGCAGCCTGATTCGCTTTCTGGAAGATGGCGATAAGGCCAAGATCACACTGCGTTTCCGTGGTCGTGAGATGGCCCACCAACAGATTGGTATGGAAGTGCTTAACCGCGTCCGTGACGATCTGAGTGAACTGGCAGTAGTCGAATCCTTCCCTACGAAGATCGAAGGCCGCCAGATGATCATGGTGCTCGCTCCTAAGAAG is a window of Enterobacter cloacae complex sp. ECNIH7 DNA encoding:
- the yniD gene encoding small membrane protein YniD, yielding MPTKRFAVKHWKMVLVLIAICGAMLLLRWAAMIWG
- the yncL gene encoding stress response membrane protein YncL, with translation MWIYGKRRNVNTNGKEIAPSATRLMGWRFRTNLQVASPLRSHFEDAGLLLNRSLNPKVHTMNVSSRTVVILNILSATGLLLILAERFHWF
- the thrS gene encoding threonine--tRNA ligase, with protein sequence MPVITLPDGSQRHFDRAVSPMDVALDIGPGLAKATIAGRVNGELVDASDLIENDATLAIITAKDEEGLEIIRHSCAHLLGHAIKQLWPNTKMAIGPVIDNGFYYDVDLDHTLTQEDIDALEKRMHELAETNYDVIKKKVSWHEARETFVKRGESYKVSILDENISHDDKPGLYHHEEYVDMCRGPHVPNMRFCHHFKLMKIAGAYWRGDSNNKMLQRIYGTAWADKKALNAYLLRLEEAAKRDHRKIGKQLDLYHMQEEAPGMVFWHNDGWTIFRELETFVRSKLKEYQYQEVKGPFMMDRVLWEKTGHWDNYKDAMFTTSSENREYCIKPMNCPGHVQIFNQGLKSYRDLPLRMAEFGSCHRNEPSGALHGLMRVRGFTQDDAHIFCTEDQVRDEVNACIRMVYDMYSTFGFEKIVVKLSTRPEKRIGSDETWDRAEADLAVALEENGIPFEYQLGEGAFYGPKIEFTLYDCLDRAWQCGTVQLDFSLPQRLSASYVGEDNERQVPVMIHRAILGSLERFIGILTEEFAGFFPTWLAPVQVVVMNITDSQADYVKELTQKLQNAGIRVKADLRNEKIGFKIREHTLRRVPYMLVCGDKEVEAGKVAVRTRRGKDLGSLDVSEVIEKLQQEIRSRSLQQLEE
- the infC gene encoding translation initiation factor IF-3 translates to MKGGKRVQTARPNRINGEIRAQEVRLTDLEGEPLGIVSLREAIEKAEEAGVDLVEISPNAEPPVCRIMDYGKFLYEKSKSSKEQKKKQKVIQVKEIKFRPGTDDGDYQVKLRSLIRFLEDGDKAKITLRFRGREMAHQQIGMEVLNRVRDDLSELAVVESFPTKIEGRQMIMVLAPKKKQ